ACGATAACAAATACATCCTCAATCTCACCGGCAGGCGGGACGGATCCAGCCGTTTCGGGCCCGAGTTCCGTTTTTCCAACTTCGCCGCTGCCGGCGCTGCATGGCTGTTTACCAGTGAGCCGTTCATGCAGTTCCTGCCCGCGCTCAGTTTTGGCAAGCTGCGCGCCAGCTACGGCGTTACGGGGAATGACAAGATCGGCGATTATAAATACCTGGACGCCTATACGGCAAATGCGTTCTATCCAAACTACCAGGACTCCGCAGCTTTTGTTCCCTCGGGGCTTTTTAAACCGGACCTGCACTGGGAAAGGAACGTGAAGCTGGAATTTGCACTGGAACTGGGCTTCATGAAAGACAGGTTGCTGGTATCCGCGGCCTGGTATAAGAACCGTACCAGCGATCCGCTGGTGAACTATCCCCTTCCGCAAACAACCGGCTTCTCCGGCATCTCCGCCAATCTGAACGGTGTGCTGGTAGATAATAAAGGCGTTGAGCTGATGGTGACCAGCCAGAATATCCGTAAAAAGGACCTTAACTGGACGACCAGCTTCAACATTACGGTTCCGGACAACAAGCTCATCGCCTATCCCGGGCTTGCCCAATCCAGCCACGCCAACAGGTACGAGATCGGCAAATCGCTTAACCTGGTGCGGATTGCGCGTTTTACCGGTATCGATCAGCAAACGGGCCTCTGGATGATCGAAGATGTGGACAAGGATAACCGTTTTACCACTGCCGGCGATTTCCAGTCACTGTTTGATACCGATCCGGAATTTTATGGCGGGCTGGATAACAATATCCGTTACAAAGGGCTGCAGGTGAGTTTCCTGCTGCAATTCACTCGCCAGATGGGAAAGAACTGGATGGCCTCCCAGGCCACTTCCGGGTTCCAGACCATGACGGTGGGCGGTATGCAGAACCTTCCTTCGGAGGTGCTTACCCGCTGGCAGCAAGAGGGCGATATTACCCGCATCCAGAAGTTCACCACCCGCAGCTCCACATCCACCTCGCTGACGGGTAACTATGCCGCCAATTATTCCGATCTGGGTTATATGGACGCAGCGTATCTCCGGCTGAAAAATGCATCCATCTCTTACTTCCTGCCGGAGCGCTGGATAAAACGGGCGAAAATGACGCAGGCCAGGATATATGCCCAGGGGCAAAACCTGCTGACCTTTACACCGGTTAAAGGCACAGACCCCGAGACGGTATATCTTTTCAGGCTGCCGCCATTGCGCACGGTGACTTTTGGGGTACAACTTTATTTATAAACTATTTCAATCTTCATATATGAAAAGTCTTAACAGGCTCTTTATTATACTCATCGCAGGAACGGCAATAACAGGCTGCCGCAAGTTTGTGGACGTTCCGCTGCCCATTACGCAGCTCAGCACCGAATCCGCTTTTTCCACCGATGCAAAGGCCAATTCCGCCATGCGGGGCATTTACGCCGGCCTGGTATCCGGCTGGGTAGCCAGTCCGTTTACCGGCGCTATGACGGGAAACCTGGGCCTCAGCGCTGACGAACTGGAAAAAACTTCGCTGACCGGGGAGTTCCCGCTTTTCTTCGAGAATAATCTGAATGCCTCTATGAACACGATCAACGGTGCATTATGGGGCTCTTTTTACAGCACTATCTACCAGGCAAACAATGCGATTACGCATATCGGCAACTCAAAGGGCATCGCCCCGGCGAACAAGGAATTCCTGACAGGCGAAGCGCATTTCCTTCGTGCGTTGGCCTATTTCTACCTGGTGAATATGTACGACTCTGTGCCACTGACCACAACAGCAGATTACCGCACCAATGGACTGCTGTTCCGTGAATCTCCCGAAAAGGTCTATGAACAGATCCGGCAAGACCTCCGCTACGCACAGGAAAAGGCCGGCAACCAGCATACCGGTACCGGCTTTCGGGCAAGAGGCAACCAATGGACAGCGACTGCCCTATTGGCGAGAGTACAATTGTACACCGGGAATTGGGAAGAAGCGGAAGCCGAAGCCACAAAAGTCATTAACGCAGGATTCTACAAAATGGGGCCGCTGGAAGAAACATTCCTTGCCACTTCCGGCGAAGTTATTCTCCAACTGGGCAATGCCGGCGCCAATTTATATACTTCGGAAGGCAGTGCCATCACCAGCTCGCAAGTCAATCCCACTTACCGTTTCAGTACCTGGCTCGATGCCGCCTTTGAGCCCGGGGACCTTCGTACGGATGCCTGGACCCGGGTGGGTGCAAATGGCTTCCGCGGCCCCGCGAAATACAAAACTTTTTCCAACACGCAGGCCAACGCCAAAAAAGAAGGCACCGTAGTGCTTCGCCTCGCAGAGCAATACCTCATCCGCGCAGAAGCCCGCGCCATGCAGGATGATCTCTCCGGCGCCATCGCCGATGTGGATACCGTTCGTAGCCGGGCCGGACTGCCCCTGTTATCCGACATCAGTCCGGATATCGCCAAAGAACCGCTGCTGGCCGCCATCATGAAAGAAAGAATGACGGAACTGTTCGCCGAATTCGGGCACCGCTGGTTCGATGTGAAACGAACCGGTCAGGCGGATATCATCTTTGGCGCCCGTAAACCCGGCTGGCGGACGGAAGCCGCGCTGTTTCCTATTCCGTTCAAAGACAGGCAATTCAACCCTAACCTTGGTCAGAACCCGGGTTACGAATAATCCATAAAAACACCGTATGAAAAAATATCTGTTATACTTATGTGCCGCAGCGCCGCTTTGCGCTTCCGCACAGGAAAATTTTCACATCAAAGGGAAGATCTCGGGCTGGAAAGGAAAAGACAGCGTGTTCATCAATTATATGGATGATCAAAAACAACTGTCGGATTCAACGGTAGCCATCAACGGACGGTTCGAGTTCCGCGGCGTTGTAACGCAACCAACGCTGGCTTACATCAGGCTTGAAAAACCCATCCTGCGGACCCAGCGGAAAGATTCGCGGAAATTTTACCTGGAGGATGGCCTTATCTCCATCACCGGCAAGGATTCCATTCGTTATGCCACTGTAAAGGGCACAAAGGTCAACCAGGATGCTGAGCATCTGGAGAAACAAACTTCACCTGTGCTGAGCAGGCTGGTTGAGCTGAGAATGAGCGCCGCACGCACGCCTAGGGAAGCGCAGCAGACCGATGCATTCAAAGGCCTGCAGAACGAATATTCCGCACTGCTCGATTCCATGCACAATGTGCGCGTCCGGTTCATCCGCGAACATCCAGGCTCGCATATCTCCGTTGAAACACTGGCCCAGATAGCCGGGGCCCAGATCGATTATGCGAAAATATCGCCTTTGTACAACCTGCTGGATGAAGACATCCGCAACACCCCCACCGGCCAGGAACTGGCGGAGCGGCTGGCTATGGCAAAGAAGATACAGATCGGCAGCGTTATGCCTTCCTTCTCTTCACTGGATACCGCCCGCAATCCCCTCAACCTGCAGGAAGTGGTGAAAAGCGGAAAACTTACGCTGGTGGATTTCTGGGCCAGCTGGTGCGGCCCCTGCCGCGCGGAGAACCCGAATGTTGTGAAGGCCTTCAATGCCTTCCACGAAAAAGGCTTCAATATCATCAGCGTTTCGCTGGATGACAATGCGGACTACTGGAAACGGGCGATCATCAAAGACGGTATGCCCTGGTACCACGTATCCGGCCTGCAGAAATGGCAGGAACCCGTAGCACAGCTATTTGGCATCAACGCGGTACCGGACAATTTCCTGCTGGATGAAAACGGTAAAGTGATCGCCAGAGGATTACGGGGCCAGGCACTGTACGACAGGGTAATGGCGGAGATCAATAAATAATCTGTTTCCCATCGCTGTATATAGATGAGGTTGTCCGGATACCCCGGGCAACCTCCTTTTTTCACGCTTGCAATGGTTTATATGATACCTCATGCTTCGGGGTCTTTCCCTTTCGACCCCACCACATAATTTCCCGCCTCCGGATTGAACGATTTCATCAACCGGTTCCAGGAATTGATCTGGGCCACCGCTACAGAGAGCAGCGCGATCTCCTGTTTGGTAAAATGCAGAAGCAATTCATCATGCAGCCCCTCCCCGTCATCTCCTTCCGGCATCCTGGTCAGCCTTTCCGCAAAAGCCAGTACGGCCCGTTCCACCGGTGAATAGTATGGCGCTTCCCGCCAGGCCGGAAGAGAGATCAGCCGCAACGGGTCTTCCCCGGCATGTACCGCTTCCTTGAAATGCATATCCAGGCAATACACACAGCCGTTGATCTGGGACACGCGTACCCGCATCAGATCAAGCAACAGGTGATCAAGGCCAGACTTGTCAATATACGTCTGCACCGTTCTCATGGCCTGCATCAGGCCGTCCGGGTATTCCCGGTAATTGATCCTTTCCATGGTTTCGAAAATTATTTGCGTATAAAGACAAACAAGCGGTGCGAAACGTGACAGGTTCCGGGATTTTTTTTACAGAGATTTTCTCATATCCTGCAATCATCATAATGCTTTTGCAAAGTGCGCAGCTTATCCGGGTTACGGACGATATAGAGTTCCGAGATGCGGTCGCCCGCAAAGGTGAATATCTGGCAGCTGACCAGCTGATCTCCGATGAAAATGAAGAATGCAGGCTGATGATTGATCATGCTGATCGTTATAGCTGCATCGGCATAAAATTTCCTGAATATGCCCAGCTGCATGGCCATAACGGATTTCCTTCCGCATACCGGGTATTTGCTGGCGGTTACTTTTCCGCCGCCATCGGCCTTCAGCACCACATCTTCATACAACATCCGTTCAAGCCGGGTTACATCGCCCTGCCGGATCACCTCCAGGTACTTTTGCATATCCGCGGCGCTTGCATCCTGCCTGTCTGCATTCCGTTCCAGCGCCAGCTGCTTTTTTGCGCGGCTCAGTATCTTGCGGGAATGTTCTGCGGTGATATCAAGCACAGCGGCTATTTCCGCATGCTCATAGTCGAATGCCTCTTTTAAAATGAATACCGCGCGTTGCCGGGCATCCAGCTTTTCCAGCAGCACCATGAGGGAATAGGACAATACATCTTTACGGTCAAGCATTGTGTCCGCGCGCTCCGTGGCTACCGGCTCGGGCAACCATTCCCCATAATAGGCGGCGCGCAATTTCTGCTGCCTGTGCTTGCGGTTAACGGACAGGTTGATGACCGTGCGGATGAGGTAAGCTTTTGGCTCACGTATATCTTCTTCATCCAGGCGCATGAATTGCAGGTATGCATCCTGTACAATATCTTTTGCTTCTTCGAGTGAACCGAGAATATTATAAGCGTAAGTGGTGAGCAAGGCTCTGAGTGGTTCCATCTTTCACACAGGTTTGATTTCCTGTTCGCATGTTAAAAATCGGGTAGAAGATACGATGCTAATTTTTATTCATCATATCCGGCTTTGATGATCCTTACGGTAACATGCAGCTGCCCGATATGCCGCATCGTATGTTCCGCAGCATGCACCAGCAACCCGATAACGGTAGATGGCAACTGCTTCCGGCCAACTCCGCGAAAATCCGTCAGTATGCTTTCATCTGTTCCCGAAAGTTGCGCCAATGCTGCATCTACCTGAATACGAAAACGCATGACCAGATTTTCAACTGTAAGTGCAGGTTGAGATGCAACACCTTCCAGCCGTAATAACTCCAGTTGTACTGCAGACAAGGCTTCCCCGCGTGCATAGGTAAACACCCTGTCCACCACACCGGAAAGATGCTGCAAGTGAAAGGCAGGGGAAGCCACACCTGACGGCTGTTGCCAAAGCCATGCATCTGCGAATCCTCCCATCAACGCTTCCAACTCTTCTCTTGCCTGCAACAGTGCATGGGCCACGGGCTGAAGTAACGGCGGGATACCTGGTACCGGCCCTCTCTGCCAGACTTCCGGCAGTGATGCGCGTGATGCCATTTCGTTTTTCATCATAAGATAAAGATAAGCAATACCGATCTGCAAAATCACAGGCTGGCTTATACAACGCTTACGCACCCTGCTTATTAAGCTTACTTTAACATTTCCTCCAGGTTACATCTTCCCCGCAACCGGCATAAAGAGAAAACTTACCCTATGCGCTCTCTTTTCTATTACCTGGCCGTACCGGCCATACTGCTCTCGGCATGCCAGTCCGGAGCAGTGAACGAAACCGCACAAACCACAACAGCCTACGCCGAAGCGGCAGATTCCATCGCATTCCCGAATGATATGGCCCTGCTGCATTCCCCATCCAGGAAGCGGGTAAGATCTGCCGATGTCCGTTGCCGGGTCAACAACGTATTACAGGCTACTTCCCTGCTGGAACATACCGTCAGCGGCATGAACGGCATGATCGTGGAAAGCAGCATCCGGAACGAATACGGCGCAACGCGGGATATGCCTTATACCCGGGATTCCCTCAAACGCGTCAGGCTTTACACACCCACCGCCAGCCTTACACTGCGGATACCGGTGAGCGGCCTCGATTCCGTTGTGCATCTCCTTACGGGAACGGCCGCCTTCATTGAATACCGCACACTCCGGGAACAGGACAAGACGCTGGACTATCTCTCCAATGCCTTGCGGAACAACGAAACACCCGCAACGGTGAAACCGGACAAGAAAAATACGGCGCTTGACATTGCCACGTATGAGGATATACGAAAAGACAGGAAGATCGACCGGCAGATCGCCAACCTTGGCATACAGGACGACACGCACTACGCCACTTTCAGCGTGGAGCTGTTCCAGCCGGCTGCGGCGGATGTAGTAACAATCGTTCATCCGGGCCAGATCATCCGGCCGGCTTTCGGGAAGGAATTCAGTTCCGCACTCCTCAACGGTCTGGATGTCTGCCGGAGCATCCTCCTGTTCTTCGTGCGTTTATGGCCTTTCCTCCTGCTGCTCCTTGCCGGATGGATAGGGTACAAGAAGCTGAAAAACCTGCGGTTCTGATGCCATTCATCCGCCTATGCCTATTTTTGCGGGGCGGATGGGGTCTAACAGCTTCACCATAAAATAATGCGCCCGATTTCTCTTCTTTATCAATATTTTATATATTTATTGCCACTATCCAATTCAAACCGTGTATTTATGAAGGTATCAACTATTGCATTCCCTAGCGTGTTCGAATCCGCATTCGGCAACAATGAAAATTCCTCCAAAGACCTGTTGAACGGCTTAAAGATCAAAAAGGACGAAAAATGGTATCTGGTGGGCAACCTCGCCAAGAGAGGCGGGATCAACCCGGGCAGGATCACCAACGCATCCCCTTCGGAGGAGGATTATGAGATACTGTTCAAAGCTGCCCTGCTGAATACGCTGGATAAAGTGCAGCAGCCCATCTCCATTACCATGGGATTCCCGTTCTCTACCTACAATGTTTACAAAACAGCCGCAGAGCAGTTCCTGAATAAAAGGCACTTCCTGGTGGATTATGATACGCAGACGTTCAATAACAACGGCGCTTTCAAAAAAGGCATGTTCGATATTGAAAAGTTTGAGGTGATCCCCGAGATCGTAGGCGGCATTATTGGCCTGAAAAAAACGACCAACAATCCTAATCTGGACAATTTCATTGCCGTGAGCTTCGGTTTCGGCACCGTGGAAGGCGGCATGGCTACCGGCGATGGTCTGGTGCACCGTACCTGTTTCAGCTCCCACGGCATCCGCTACGCGATCAATAACCTCACCCGGGAACTGAACCAGAAGTATTACCTGGAAATGAAGAATGAGCACCAGGTAGATGATGCTTTCATGAAAGGCTCGATCTTCACCAACCGTAAACGGATAGACCTGCGGGAAATGCGCAAAACGGTGCTTACCCAATATTACCGGGAAGTGATCTCTCCGCTGATGCGCAGCTATTTTACAGATCTCGATTATGAGAACTGCGAAAAGATCTACCTGATGGGTGGCGGTGCGCACTACAAAGAATTGACGGATGCCTTTATCGAGGAGTTCCGCGATTTCATTCCCGTGGAAGTAGCGCCGGAACCTGAAAAGCTGATCAGTATCGGTTATCTTTACAATTCACTGCGGATATCCGACAACAAGGCTGCCAGAAGCGTTGGGCTGGATCTCGGTAATTCCAGTTCCATCATTTCCATTTTCGAAAACGATACCCATACTACTACAATCCAATAACGTGTCGATCTTCAATTTTTTAAAGGGACAGGGCCCGGCAAAAAGCTTCGTTTTGCCCAGGGAAGTGACGGTGAGCGGCGGTCTTGAAGCGGCCATTCCCGGGCGTATTGAAGGCCGGGTGAATGGCGATGTGCGCTCCACGGGCCAGATCGTCATCGGGGAAGAGGCCGTTGTACGGGGGCATGTATATGCCCCGGATGTGATCATATGGGGCAAGGTGCAGGGCGATGTGCAGGTGACCAACAAAGCTGTGATCTGCGACAAGGCGCATGTAAAAGGTGATGTAACTGCCATGACGATGGAAATCAGGGAAGGCGCCGTGATCGAGGGCGCCATCCGCAAAGATGTACTGCATCCCCCGGCGGAAATCCCCGGGGAACCTAAACCCGATCCCGAGGAAACCCGTGAACCGGAATCAGACGGGCAGGTGAACACCTGGTTCTGACGTATTCCCGGGTCTTTGCAAGACCCAAGGTCAGGGTTTTACAAACGGCTTGCCGGAAGCCTGCATACAGCCATACAGCCTGCCGCAACACTATTTCCTTTCCACACTTTCAATCCCCAGCACCTTTGCTTCGAACTGCCGCGGTATCCGCACCGTAATACCTTTTTCCAGCAAGTCCTGCCCGTTGTATTCCCCGAAAACAGAACCGGTTTCCGGATCAAACAATCTGTAGCGGTGCAACGCATTCACCAAAGGCATCGCAAACGTCCGGCTGGTATCCAGCGATCCGTTGCGGTAAAAGAACAGCACGCCGCCGTCTTTTTCCCGGTTGAACTTGTAACAACCGTCCCAGTTGCCGGTACCGGCCCGCGGGAACACATCAGAAGTCTGCGAAAAACGGGTGAACTGGTATCGCGCATCCATCATTTTAAACCAGGCATTCCATTTGGCATACCAGCTTTTCAGCTCAGGCGTCAGCTTTCTCGCGTCACCTACAATGATCGGTTTACCGGATGCCAGTGAAAGGAAGGTATAACGGGAAAAATCCGTGTCGATCAACTGATTGCCGATCAGGTTGGTGGCCGCGGGTATGACCTTTGCCCGGTCGTAGCACATCTGGCGGATCTTGATCGGCCCCAATGGCGGATCTTCGTTGTAATTCGTCAGCCAGTCGTAATCCGCGTGCTGTATCAGGGCAAAATCATTGATGTAGTACTCTCCCCAGACCTCGTAGGTACAGTCTATCAGCA
This genomic stretch from Chitinophaga sp. XS-30 harbors:
- a CDS encoding polymer-forming cytoskeletal protein, yielding MSIFNFLKGQGPAKSFVLPREVTVSGGLEAAIPGRIEGRVNGDVRSTGQIVIGEEAVVRGHVYAPDVIIWGKVQGDVQVTNKAVICDKAHVKGDVTAMTMEIREGAVIEGAIRKDVLHPPAEIPGEPKPDPEETREPESDGQVNTWF
- a CDS encoding carboxymuconolactone decarboxylase family protein; translation: MERINYREYPDGLMQAMRTVQTYIDKSGLDHLLLDLMRVRVSQINGCVYCLDMHFKEAVHAGEDPLRLISLPAWREAPYYSPVERAVLAFAERLTRMPEGDDGEGLHDELLLHFTKQEIALLSVAVAQINSWNRLMKSFNPEAGNYVVGSKGKDPEA
- a CDS encoding sigma-70 family RNA polymerase sigma factor; this encodes MEPLRALLTTYAYNILGSLEEAKDIVQDAYLQFMRLDEEDIREPKAYLIRTVINLSVNRKHRQQKLRAAYYGEWLPEPVATERADTMLDRKDVLSYSLMVLLEKLDARQRAVFILKEAFDYEHAEIAAVLDITAEHSRKILSRAKKQLALERNADRQDASAADMQKYLEVIRQGDVTRLERMLYEDVVLKADGGGKVTASKYPVCGRKSVMAMQLGIFRKFYADAAITISMINHQPAFFIFIGDQLVSCQIFTFAGDRISELYIVRNPDKLRTLQKHYDDCRI
- a CDS encoding DUF4349 domain-containing protein encodes the protein MRSLFYYLAVPAILLSACQSGAVNETAQTTTAYAEAADSIAFPNDMALLHSPSRKRVRSADVRCRVNNVLQATSLLEHTVSGMNGMIVESSIRNEYGATRDMPYTRDSLKRVRLYTPTASLTLRIPVSGLDSVVHLLTGTAAFIEYRTLREQDKTLDYLSNALRNNETPATVKPDKKNTALDIATYEDIRKDRKIDRQIANLGIQDDTHYATFSVELFQPAAADVVTIVHPGQIIRPAFGKEFSSALLNGLDVCRSILLFFVRLWPFLLLLLAGWIGYKKLKNLRF
- a CDS encoding RagB/SusD family nutrient uptake outer membrane protein → MKSLNRLFIILIAGTAITGCRKFVDVPLPITQLSTESAFSTDAKANSAMRGIYAGLVSGWVASPFTGAMTGNLGLSADELEKTSLTGEFPLFFENNLNASMNTINGALWGSFYSTIYQANNAITHIGNSKGIAPANKEFLTGEAHFLRALAYFYLVNMYDSVPLTTTADYRTNGLLFRESPEKVYEQIRQDLRYAQEKAGNQHTGTGFRARGNQWTATALLARVQLYTGNWEEAEAEATKVINAGFYKMGPLEETFLATSGEVILQLGNAGANLYTSEGSAITSSQVNPTYRFSTWLDAAFEPGDLRTDAWTRVGANGFRGPAKYKTFSNTQANAKKEGTVVLRLAEQYLIRAEARAMQDDLSGAIADVDTVRSRAGLPLLSDISPDIAKEPLLAAIMKERMTELFAEFGHRWFDVKRTGQADIIFGARKPGWRTEAALFPIPFKDRQFNPNLGQNPGYE
- a CDS encoding DinB family protein; its protein translation is MMKNEMASRASLPEVWQRGPVPGIPPLLQPVAHALLQAREELEALMGGFADAWLWQQPSGVASPAFHLQHLSGVVDRVFTYARGEALSAVQLELLRLEGVASQPALTVENLVMRFRIQVDAALAQLSGTDESILTDFRGVGRKQLPSTVIGLLVHAAEHTMRHIGQLHVTVRIIKAGYDE
- a CDS encoding ParM/StbA family protein, which produces MKVSTIAFPSVFESAFGNNENSSKDLLNGLKIKKDEKWYLVGNLAKRGGINPGRITNASPSEEDYEILFKAALLNTLDKVQQPISITMGFPFSTYNVYKTAAEQFLNKRHFLVDYDTQTFNNNGAFKKGMFDIEKFEVIPEIVGGIIGLKKTTNNPNLDNFIAVSFGFGTVEGGMATGDGLVHRTCFSSHGIRYAINNLTRELNQKYYLEMKNEHQVDDAFMKGSIFTNRKRIDLREMRKTVLTQYYREVISPLMRSYFTDLDYENCEKIYLMGGGAHYKELTDAFIEEFRDFIPVEVAPEPEKLISIGYLYNSLRISDNKAARSVGLDLGNSSSIISIFENDTHTTTIQ
- a CDS encoding TlpA disulfide reductase family protein, encoding MKKYLLYLCAAAPLCASAQENFHIKGKISGWKGKDSVFINYMDDQKQLSDSTVAINGRFEFRGVVTQPTLAYIRLEKPILRTQRKDSRKFYLEDGLISITGKDSIRYATVKGTKVNQDAEHLEKQTSPVLSRLVELRMSAARTPREAQQTDAFKGLQNEYSALLDSMHNVRVRFIREHPGSHISVETLAQIAGAQIDYAKISPLYNLLDEDIRNTPTGQELAERLAMAKKIQIGSVMPSFSSLDTARNPLNLQEVVKSGKLTLVDFWASWCGPCRAENPNVVKAFNAFHEKGFNIISVSLDDNADYWKRAIIKDGMPWYHVSGLQKWQEPVAQLFGINAVPDNFLLDENGKVIARGLRGQALYDRVMAEINK